One Nitrospirota bacterium genomic window, GCGCCCCGCCCCGCGGGCAAGCTCGCTGCTATGGGTGACAAGCACGAAAGTGATGCGCTTTTCCCCGTTGACCTGCCGGAAGATGTCCATGATCTCAGCCTCCGTCTCCTCGTCCAGGTCTCCGGTGGGCTCGTCGGCCAGGA contains:
- a CDS encoding ABC transporter ATP-binding protein, which encodes LADEPTGDLDEETEAEIMDIFRQVNGEKRITFVLVTHSSELARGAGRQIRMSQGRAEQLG